The stretch of DNA ccaagtgatgagaaaagctcacttagccctttatgccaggtgagctaaaaaactgttgttttttttctttcctcaGGCTTAAATGGCATTAGCTAGATTTGGTTCAAGTTGAAGAATTGTTTGGTTGTCAATGCTCTTTAATTTCATACTGATATGGCCTTCCAAGTGATTTGAGTGCACCTAATAAATCTTGTGTTGAAAAACACATGTACCATATtctaaattataagccttgtattGTTGATAACGTTTTTCACAATTGTACACAATTTATTGTGAATAAAGATATTTGTAAATCATTTCTCGTTACTTTTAATGGTTTAAATCTAGTATAATTTTACTACAGATCTGATGAAAATTCTTGAGACACATGCAGGTAAAGTTAAATTACAGGCAGAACACATGTTGCATCAATATAGTCATACATTCTGAATCTCAATGGTTAAAAACATCAAATTGAAACATCAAGCTACACTTACAGAAACTGGTTTTGACACAAGACAACTTTTTACACCATACATTCGATAATTATGATTTAgatatgatttaaacaaaaattatatatgttattaatCTGTCAGTAATTACaatgtttctattttatttttatatcatattttaaacagTTTTGAAGGTGCAAATAAAATTGCAATACATTGATACCAAAAGTCCTTGCAGagtaaatgtctttaaaaaacTTTCAGATAGCAAAGAGTTAAACCTAGAAAAATTGACTAGTCTTTTGTTTGAGCAAATGTAAAAtagcattttttttctattacagaTTATATTCTTGACTGCAGTGTCACAAAAGgatttaactttatgaaaatgaaaaaaaaagtcaatttgtTTCATAGCTAATTAATCCATGTATGCAGATCCAGAACCCAAGCAATTGGCAAAAAACGGAGATTTGGCCCGTTCTAAACTATTAGAAAATCTATATAAAGAATTTGGTACCTGATTTTGAACATTAGCATTAGATATAAAATAATCATTAGAATCAGTGAtcctttttttaattctatttattaaatgtacaacatatttgttgatagTCAGTTTCAAATTTAAGGTAAGGCTCTACTTAATACTCTGACAAGTTCATTTTGATTTCTAAATCATATTACAAAAGAGCCTGTGCCGTTCATTTAGATCCAAGAACAACTTTAACTCTGTGACTCTCCAACATTGAAGACTTTAAATTGATTCTAGGCTGAAATCTGTTCTTTTGTCATCTTGtactgtttataaatttttgttaacaAGATGCATCCATCATATTTGTACTCAATGATGTTTGTGGCCAACTGTGGTTAAATTTCGCCCATTAGTtccagaaaagaagatttttgaaaaagatcACAAACGATGGATGCATATTGATGAGAATAACTCAGTTGGCTGTATGGGCCAGATGACCAttacaaagtaaaataaatatttgtccTGGATCTGCTCATTTGACACATTTGTCCTTCATGCAATTGTTCTAAAATctctataaattcagaaattaaaaaaatttacatCATTCTTCATAATATATCTCTACTAATCAAACACTCATGTCATAAAACTTGTTTGTTCATATTGCTCAAAGGACAAAAAGTTTCATTCCACCAAATACACAAGGGTATCATCAAAGATTTCTCCTTCCGTATCCATTCCACCATGTATAAGCACCATCTTCATTGTATGTTTAGATTTAATGAAGTCATTAAATACACTTGAAGTAGCACCTTCAGCTCTAGGAGTTTCTTCCTCGTCAGATAGATTTTCCCCTTCCTCAAGAGTTTGAATATCATTGCCTGTACTGGAACTTTctgaaataatttaaagaatCATGTTTATTTAACAACTTGTATGTTTTAAAACTTCTATTTAAATCTGAGCACTTTAAATTACGAAATGATATAAAAGTAGATCAATTTTAACAGGGAATATAAATGTGTCAGAAAGCATATGATACTAAACTGTAGATTTAATTTTCATGTGTCTGTTTCAAGTTGAAATCCTCATCGGTACATTTTGTGTGTTATACTCAATCTTTTTTCGTTAAAGTAATTCCATAAAAATATACATGGGACCAAGGAAAGGCAATATAACACCACCAACTGAACAAAGTATTTAGTCTTGAAGGGGTTCAGTTTCGATAGGTTAAAAACTTACAATGCTatttttgtcttttacagatacagcaaaaaaagtaaaactaATAAGAGGTTCTAGTCATGCAATGAAAACTGTAGTACAAACCATAATTATATTCATGATAGCTTTCTCTGGAGCCAGCACTGCCAACTTGTCGACTTCCTGGTCTAGAACTTGCACTTTCTGGTAACTGTCGATCTCTAGAACTTGCACTGCCAATGGTACTACTGCTCCTAGAACTGGCACTTCCAGGCTTCATAGCAAGTTCTAGAATTTCTTGTGCATGTTTTGAGGTCTCCAAAACATCTGTATTTTCACTAGTAGTTGATGGAAGATCTCTTGATAGTTCTATAGTACACATACCAAAGTCGAGACGACATGTTGGTGTTGGTCCAGCTAATTCTATCTTACACCACGTTTTACAGCCTGGAATATGAACGGTAACAGTGACTGACACTTTATTAATCATGACATTGCAGAATTTGCTGATTTAGTCATGCTTCTGTTAGTGTTATATAATTTTGAGTTAAGCTTAAGGTTGATTAAATTTTATCTCgaagatttttttatcaatactAAGGAAAGATctggttatttttttcaaatttgcagatttcccgattttcaatctttttaagtacatgtatacaatacTTTACAAGGTGATACAGTTTATTTCTCTTGCTGGCATAAAATATTACGTGAATCACTGCAAAACAGTTCACCTCACATGATAATTTTGAACTGAATCAACTTGTGTGTACATACTGTAACACCTGAACCAAAACAGCTGCAAGgctaaaaatttaaatttgacaTGTTATGCATGGTTATAAATTATCATCTAAAATGtttggaattttatttaaaaggtaacaCAAGTGGCTTATTCCAAAATCTgtcaatttctattttttttttcttcaaattttaaaagctCATGATCAGAACAGCATTATCCATCAAATTATATAAACCAATTTTATGTCTTATATTctgtatacattttgtatctataacatGATGCAGGCATTGcctgtgaaaggggacgaagtcatatgattattttttaattcaaacatatcttaatttcaaaacggaaataccgtaaagtttctgattttggttctgttgttagggattttagttgtgacgttatttaagttatgacgtcatatgcaatgttaacaaagaaacgctatcattaggtaacgttttttcatatcaaggaattagggacgacatcaaaagatcgatgtaggataaaaaaatttaaatcaaatagtttggggaggggggttaaaattctgcaagttttgtatatctaaaatcgatttttacatatatccctattggtaaatcaatttttcccaaattaagttaagaagggggagGGGGGTGgtggtcagtgaaaaaactatgtgaattaagttttttatcctacattgaacttttgatgtcttcccttattaaaaatgaaattgatattgtgttccttcctattttatactagactgataaatatatattttactcaaagtttcatgcAAACGAGACCGggaaaaggaagtacattgtagatttctgcgcagatgtgGGAATTCAAAACACGACATAGAAAAGTTAGAACGATTTTGATttttcattagtacaatgaaattttttttttttattgaattttctactgttattggggacacACTTATACCgagtaaaaataatttcaaatctaGGTTatcatttatctaaaaaaaaaacactacatgTATTATAGGCTTCTTTCCCCCAGTCATGCCTGAGTATGCTATGTGTTTCATATATGGTTCTTTTCCCCCAGTATGCTATGTGTTTCATTTGATCCTATAAAATCAATTTGGTGACTTTCAGTTTGGTCACATACAATAAATATTGTATGTTGATAATGAATATGTTTTGATTGACATAATTTGAGAaagaactagatatcattgagatgggagccatctctgtgggccctgctgtgaataatgtgcattaaaaaattgtatctttatcataggacatgggtttgtcaactgaaatcaaagtttttgaccttgacctttgacctaggaagttgtaaataattatgacacaccctttggtgttggtttataaacatgtcaagtataaactttgaaatgataacggttctcaagatatagagcagaCACGATCTTTAcaataggacatggggttgtcaactgaaaccaaagtttttgaccttgacctttgacccaggaagttgcacataaattatgacacaccctttggtgtttggtttatatatatacatgtcaagtataaactttgaaatgataacggttctcaagatatagagcggacacgatctttaccataggacatggggttgtcaactgaaaccaaagtttttgaccttgacctttgacctaggaagttgtacataaattatgacataccctctgatattggtttatatacatttcaggtataaactttaaaatgataacggttctcaagatatagagcggacacaatctttaccataggacatggggttgtcaactgaaaccaaagtttttgaccttgaactttgccctaggcagctgttgttcataaattatgacacaccctctggtgttggttcatatacatgtcaagtataaactttgaaatcataacggttctcaagatatagagcggacaagatcttcaccacaggacacagggttgtcaactgaaaccaaagtttttttaccttgacctttgacctaggaagttgtacatacatcatgacacgccctctagtggtggttaataaacatgtaaagtataaagtatgaaatcataatggttctctagatatggagcggacacaaagttaaagtgttacggacagacggacggacggacagactgatcactatagggcccTAATTATTTCCTTTTTTGTCACTATGTTGGAGGTCTATATGCATAAATTCCTTCATAAATCAGTCAAATTCAACTTATACTGATTGCTAgaatttagaaaagttgttctctgaacaattttaattaaatttcttttaactGAGTTGCAAGTGATCTTTAAGATGCAGAGAGAGTGTTGCACTCTCCCTGCACACGTAACCATTCCGAAAGGAAAGTTGCTTATTTACACAGCTTGAAAAGGAAAAGGGATGCCAAACTTTGGCAAGGGTTTTACTAAAGTAATATATCTATAACCTATACTATATaggtttagtatgacgtccattatcactgtactagtatacatattttttaaggggcaagctgaaggacgcctacgggtacaggagtttcttgctacattgaagacccattggtggccttcgtctgttgtctactctatggtcgggttgttgtcgctttgacacattccccatttcctttctcaattttattagttatCATTAAAAGGATATTTATGGCAAACTAAACAACTTATTTAAACTAATGAAACAGAAAATTAACGAAACTGAAAAATTTCAGTTCTATCTAAAATGGTATTAACTAATAACTAGTATATCTatgctatatacatgatataagtgcATTTTACAAAAAATTTCATTGAATGAAATAACAAGGAAGAAAACAAATTATTCCATTGagtggttaaaaatagaacatacttCAACCAGGAAGATATCTATTGATTTTTGTAATAGAACCATATATATTCCAAAAATAGAACATGACAGAAAGGGGTCTGTTAAATAACTGAGAACAAATTACCTTGTGctaaaaatagataaagaaaGACATTTATTGATTTCTGTGGTATTCTAATAGTAATTGAAAGCAGTAACAAGTCTgttaaatatctgaaatttctTACTGtcctttttttgtttatttttaaaaagatttacaagataaaatgtttttatcGACAAAATCTGATAAAATTCAGGAAGTTCATCCTACACTTAACATCTATTCCTGTGAATTCATTATCATTAGTCGAATACCAATTTCTGTGATAAAATGGGTAAAAGTGAACCAGAATTTATATGTCCAACTAAGTACAAATTTTCTTTCCTATATGCTTGTTTGCCCactttgtaaaattttgaaaatcaaatatacaGAAAAATACAGGCAGTTTTTTCTTCAATCTGCAAAAacaaatgaatctacagtaaaaAACTTACTTGTATCAAATCTGTACAGATCATCTAAAGCACCATCTCTGTTCATTCCACCACAAATAAACAACATGCTACCAACAGAAGTTCCACTGTGTCCAGCTCTTGCTGTGGGgtacacttttttatttttgatatgggACCAAGAATTTTTGGTCAGGTCTAAACAATGGAAGTCATCAAAGAAAGAAGATCGTGCCATTCCTCCGTGTAAATAAATCTGATTACCACCAACACCAACCATCACATGACCATGTCTTGACTTGGGTGCATCTCCTTTAATGATCTTGGTAGACCAGGTTAATGATATTGTATCAAAGAAATGAACTTGTCGATCTTGAACTGGTTCAGCTTGTGAGTGTCCTCCACTATACACAACTAATTTATCACCCACGAGTGAGTTTGTATGAAATGTTCGTGGAGTTGGAGGGTTCCCAGATACCTCAGCAGTGGACCATGTGTTTTTCACAGTGTCAAAAATCTGAACGTCATTCATATTGCCAGTATTATCAGCACcaccaaaaataaatattttttctggaCTACTGGGCGGAATAAATGCTGCATGTTCATACCGTGCCCTGAATCCAGGTAAATCCATAATATCCCACTGCATTGTGTTGAGATCAAGTACAAACGTATCACAGAATGCTCCGCTGGGATTAGCACCACCTATAACATAAAGTTTTCCATTGTCATTCTCACCATTTCCTCTGATATAGGTGCAAGTGTGTCCAACACGTATTGATGGACAATCTCCAAATGTGGACAAAACATACCAAAGATCATGATTTGGAATTGTATCTGGTTCTAAAAATGGGTGAAGCTCCATGGTAGATTTGATTAGATGTTTGAGTTTTTTTGTTCAATTAGAAAATTTAATAAACTGAGCTAGAGATTCCTTGATGAGACAATATCAAAACTTGAGCATGCAGTTCAAGCAAAGGACTGACCACTATTAAAGTTAGTACAGAAAtgataaatgtttgaaattaatGATAGCAAagctaaaaatatatatacagctAGGCAGAAATTACATCAAACTATACTACATATGGTTGATTGGACTGGTGTTGTATCAGTTTTTAAATTCTGTATAGTTTTTTTCTTAGCAACCACTCCAGAGTTCCCATAGTGACTGAAATCAACATGTGCTTGGCCACCTGAAGCAGAATGATCTGTAAAACTACGTCTCTTTAATTCAAGTTGAGAATCACGCTTTTTTCGTTGTTGCTGTTGAAATATCATCAGCGATGTATCTTCGTATCTTTGATGCACAAAATAGGAGGAGTCATAATAAGATGGTGTCTTACTCATTGGTAATAAACTTTCATCCTTTTttcacctaaaaaaaaaaaaatttacatgtaaaatagATCATCaaaattcatatacatgtatacactgaAAAGCATACATGCATATCAGGATTTGGGTTCTTATTGTCAAATATTGTTATTCAGTTAAATAGTCATATCTGAATAAGAACTTGGAAGGAGATACAAAATCCTTGAAGTATAATATTGGTTTCTGTAAGATTACAAAATTATATTTCCTTCTTTTCTTCATTTTAGTTTAATTAGCATATTGTGAATGACATCTTAATATGCAAAAGCATCAAATTCAATTGatcaaataatgaattttatGCTTCTAAGGTACACGATAGAAAATAATAtgcaaaatgtgaaaaataaaggGCAAAAAAAGTATAGAGAATATGGGgtgcttaaaggggcactagctacaagatatatgaaaaacctaatatattatttttttggctcaatcagtaataaaatacaaatatatagtgAATTAATAATTCCTTTTAAGTAGCcaataaggttcaattttgtcaaaataagcaaaaaaatattgattatgaattattcacttgcaagtgaataatttgacctcattgaatctgtattcatgtgaactttaatttaaccccttagcttcaGATGGATAACatgtgaattgtatgtgtaaagttatttaaaggaaggatgtcaacattgaaagtgaaacaaaggtacgGTTAAtcattgactgattcgatccacaaataaacattctaatacaggtaactagaggctctaaagagcctgtgtcgctcaccttggtctatgtgaatattaaagaaagcagatggattcatgacaaaattgtgttttggtgatggtgatgtgtttgtacatcttactttaccgaacattcttgctgcttaaaattatctctatctataatgaacttggcccatcaGTTTCAGTgggaaatgttagtaaaaatttacaaattttatgaaaattgttaaaaattgactataaagaacaataactcctaagggggtcaattgaccatttcggtcatgttgacttatttgtaaatcttactttgctgaacattattgttgtttacagtttatctctatcaataataatattcaagataatgaccaaaaacagcaaaatttccttaaaactaacaattcagggtcagcaacccaacaacaggttgtccgattcatctaaaaatttctgagcagataaatgttgacctgataaacaattttaccccatgtcagatttgctctaaatgctttgggtttttagttataagccaaaaactgcattttaccccatgttctatttttagccatggtggccatcttggttggatggctgggtcaccggacacatttttcaaactactaacccaaaagatgattgtggccaagtttggattaatttggccaagtagtttcagaggagaagatttttgtaaaagattactaagatttacaaaaaatggttaaaaattgactataaagggcaataactcctaaagtggtcaactgaccatttcagtcatgttgacttatttgtaaatcttactttgctgaacattattgctgtttatagtttatctctatctataataatattcaagataataaccaaaaagagcaaaatttccttaaaattactaattcagggccagcaacccaacaatgggttgtccgattcatctgaaaattttagggcagatagatcttgaactgataaacaattttaccccaacgtcagatttgctctaaatgctttgggttttgagttataagccaaaaactgcattttaccccatgttctatttttagccatggcggccatcttggtttgatggccgggtcaccggacacatttttcaaactattaACCCAAAAgaagattgtggccaagtttggattaattttgcccagtagtttcagaggagaagatttttgta from Mytilus galloprovincialis chromosome 2, xbMytGall1.hap1.1, whole genome shotgun sequence encodes:
- the LOC143063713 gene encoding uncharacterized protein LOC143063713, with the translated sequence MELHPFLEPDTIPNHDLWYVLSTFGDCPSIRVGHTCTYIRGNGENDNGKLYVIGGANPSGAFCDTFVLDLNTMQWDIMDLPGFRARYEHAAFIPPSSPEKIFIFGGADNTGNMNDVQIFDTVKNTWSTAEVSGNPPTPRTFHTNSLVGDKLVVYSGGHSQAEPVQDRQVHFFDTISLTWSTKIIKGDAPKSRHGHVMVGVGGNQIYLHGGMARSSFFDDFHCLDLTKNSWSHIKNKKVYPTARAGHSGTSVGSMLFICGGMNRDGALDDLYRFDTSCKTWCKIELAGPTPTCRLDFGMCTIELSRDLPSTTSENTDVLETSKHAQEILELAMKPGSASSRSSSTIGSASSRDRQLPESASSRPGSRQVGSAGSRESYHEYNYESSSTGNDIQTLEEGENLSDEEETPRAEGATSSVFNDFIKSKHTMKMVLIHGGMDTEGEIFDDTLVYLVE